A stretch of Spirochaetota bacterium DNA encodes these proteins:
- the ribD gene encoding bifunctional diaminohydroxyphosphoribosylaminopyrimidine deaminase/5-amino-6-(5-phosphoribosylamino)uracil reductase RibD gives MSIAHDTFMREAFSLAYRAKGSTSPNPAVGAVIVKNGRIIGRGATENAGRHAEMVALANVRRKSDIRGASMYVTLEPCVRMYPGKRNPPCTDAMIASGIRSVCIGSIDRNRYVNGDGVKKLRANGARVMTGVLGEETDHFYRDYHRFITRSRPYVIVKYAMSMDGKIATRTGNSQWISSPASRAFAHEVRAYADAVLVGSGTYLADDPHLNVRHGAKKGRIPLRIILTRDAKLPLTGRIFRDGGPYLVVTDAKSAPSFKRRLPAGTIDRVRTAKNGFDIDALLAMLASRGIMSVMVEGGGNTIASFMEANAVDEVFAVIAPMVIGGKDAPGPCTGRGVARVDDAMRFAHTEIERIGTDIILHAWKER, from the coding sequence ATGAGCATAGCGCACGATACGTTCATGCGTGAAGCGTTCTCGCTCGCGTACCGGGCGAAGGGTTCCACATCGCCCAACCCCGCGGTCGGGGCGGTCATCGTGAAGAACGGGCGCATCATCGGGCGCGGCGCCACCGAGAACGCCGGCCGCCATGCGGAAATGGTCGCGCTTGCGAATGTCCGGCGGAAGAGCGACATCCGCGGCGCATCGATGTATGTCACGCTTGAGCCGTGCGTTCGGATGTATCCGGGGAAGCGTAATCCGCCCTGCACGGACGCGATGATCGCATCCGGCATCCGCTCCGTATGTATCGGGAGCATCGATAGGAACCGGTATGTCAACGGCGACGGCGTGAAGAAACTCCGAGCGAACGGTGCGCGTGTCATGACCGGCGTGCTCGGTGAAGAGACGGACCATTTCTATCGCGATTATCATCGCTTCATTACGCGCTCACGGCCGTATGTGATAGTGAAATACGCGATGAGCATGGACGGGAAAATAGCCACCCGCACCGGCAATTCGCAGTGGATAAGCTCGCCCGCATCCCGTGCTTTCGCTCATGAAGTGCGTGCCTATGCCGACGCGGTTCTTGTCGGGAGCGGGACTTATCTCGCCGACGACCCGCATCTGAATGTACGGCACGGTGCGAAGAAAGGGCGTATCCCCCTGCGTATCATTCTTACGCGCGATGCGAAGCTCCCGCTTACGGGGAGGATATTCCGCGACGGCGGGCCGTATCTCGTCGTTACCGATGCGAAGAGCGCCCCTTCGTTCAAGCGGAGACTTCCCGCGGGGACTATCGATCGCGTGCGTACTGCAAAGAACGGTTTCGATATCGATGCACTGCTCGCCATGCTCGCCTCGCGCGGCATCATGAGCGTCATGGTGGAGGGCGGCGGGAATACCATCGCCTCGTTCATGGAAGCGAACGCCGTCGATGAGGTGTTCGCCGTCATCGCCCCGATGGTGATAGGCGGGAAGGATGCGCCGGGGCCGTGTACCGGGCGCGGGGTGGCCCGTGTGGACGATGCGATGCGTTTCGCGCATACGGAGATCGAACGCATCGGGACCGATATCATACTGCACGCATGGAAGGAACGATGA
- a CDS encoding IMP dehydrogenase, translated as MAVFYNEPSRTFNEFLLIPNLTAKSCVPANVRLTAPLVKFKKGTESSLHLNIPFVSSIMQSVSNDAMAIALARAGGLSFIYCSQSIEEEVAMVGRVKKYKAGFVVSDSNVRADATLADVLSLKEVTGHSTVAVTDDGTPNGKLIGIVGSKDYRADRMKPSTPVSSFMTPFTDLVYGKEGISLSEANDLIWDHKLNALPIIDKGQKLIYIVFRKDYNAHEENPNELLDPQKRLVVGAGINTRDFSERIPALVEAGADVFCLDSSDGYSEWQKDTIDFVRKKYGDAVKIGAGNVVDREGFLYLVENGADFVKVGIGGGSICITREQKGIGRGQATSIMEVAKARDEHFAKSGVYVPICSDGGLVYDYHIVLALAMGADFVMMGRYFARFDESPTRKLQVNGTYVKEYWGEGSNRARNWQRYDMGGKNRLAFEEGVDSYVPYAGKLKDNVDITLSKVRSTMCNCGATSIAELQKTARLTLVSSTSIVEGGAHDVIPKEQNVDVDD; from the coding sequence ATGGCCGTATTCTATAACGAGCCTTCACGGACCTTCAACGAATTCCTTCTCATTCCTAATCTTACTGCGAAATCATGCGTGCCGGCCAACGTACGGCTCACTGCCCCCCTGGTGAAATTTAAAAAAGGGACTGAGAGCTCGCTTCACCTGAATATCCCCTTTGTTTCTTCCATAATGCAGTCGGTTTCCAATGATGCCATGGCCATAGCCCTTGCGCGTGCCGGCGGGCTTTCCTTCATCTACTGTTCACAGTCGATAGAAGAAGAAGTTGCCATGGTCGGGCGAGTGAAGAAATACAAGGCGGGTTTTGTCGTCAGCGATTCGAACGTGCGTGCGGATGCCACGCTTGCCGATGTGCTTTCCCTCAAAGAGGTGACCGGTCATTCCACGGTTGCCGTAACCGATGACGGAACGCCGAACGGGAAGCTCATCGGCATAGTCGGGAGCAAGGATTACCGCGCCGACAGGATGAAGCCGTCGACACCGGTATCGTCGTTCATGACGCCGTTCACCGATCTCGTGTACGGCAAGGAGGGGATATCCCTTTCTGAAGCGAACGATCTTATTTGGGACCATAAGCTGAACGCACTGCCTATCATAGACAAGGGGCAGAAGCTCATCTACATCGTGTTCCGGAAGGATTACAATGCGCACGAGGAGAACCCCAACGAGCTCCTCGATCCCCAAAAGCGGCTTGTGGTCGGTGCCGGCATCAATACACGCGATTTTTCCGAGCGCATCCCCGCCCTTGTCGAGGCGGGAGCGGACGTGTTCTGCCTGGATTCCTCCGACGGCTACTCGGAATGGCAGAAGGACACCATCGACTTCGTCAGGAAGAAATACGGCGATGCGGTGAAGATCGGCGCGGGCAATGTCGTCGACCGCGAAGGCTTCCTCTATCTCGTTGAGAACGGTGCGGATTTCGTGAAAGTGGGCATCGGCGGCGGCTCGATATGCATCACGCGCGAGCAGAAAGGCATTGGGCGCGGGCAGGCCACATCGATAATGGAAGTGGCAAAGGCGCGCGATGAGCATTTCGCGAAGAGCGGCGTGTATGTGCCCATCTGTTCCGATGGCGGTCTGGTATACGACTATCACATCGTCCTTGCATTGGCCATGGGCGCCGATTTCGTCATGATGGGGCGCTACTTCGCGCGATTCGATGAAAGCCCGACGAGAAAGCTGCAGGTGAACGGCACCTACGTGAAGGAATACTGGGGCGAAGGATCCAACCGCGCGCGCAACTGGCAGCGATACGATATGGGCGGCAAGAACCGCCTCGCTTTCGAAGAGGGCGTTGATTCCTATGTGCCCTATGCCGGCAAGCTCAAGGACAATGTCGATATCACACTGTCGAAAGTGCGTTCAACGATGTGCAATTGCGGCGCAACATCCATCGCGGAACTCCAGAAGACGGCACGGCTTACGCTCGTTTCATCGACGAGCATTGTCGAGGGAGGGGCGCATGATGTCATACCGAAAGAACAGAACGTCGATGTCGATGACTAG
- a CDS encoding AraC family transcriptional regulator — MDPIRPLYAARVTNTVSLSAVPHTHDFHQFLYIFRGRCSMGCDGTKFTVRARQLAIIKPGTEHAFDFPKKDEMLCDIFQMKCRVTDDIIGEAAVPMIVDCTARRGEVESACDLMVRASEGGGPVERAMGGLLRYLFAMLESLSRETETTAVDARIRRVLAAIDAHPERPISVRALAEAASLNESYFIRLFRRNTGKSPSEYAIHRRMEHARAMLVFSSATLAEIARNAGYNNYHHFSNQFTKAFGMRPRDYRERSGMSAQ; from the coding sequence ATGGACCCGATACGCCCGCTCTATGCCGCACGCGTTACGAACACCGTGTCCCTCTCGGCCGTACCGCACACGCATGATTTCCATCAATTCCTTTACATCTTCCGCGGCCGCTGCAGTATGGGCTGTGACGGCACGAAATTCACGGTACGTGCCCGGCAATTAGCGATAATCAAACCCGGTACCGAGCATGCATTCGATTTTCCGAAGAAGGACGAGATGCTCTGCGATATCTTCCAGATGAAATGCCGCGTCACGGACGATATTATCGGCGAGGCGGCGGTGCCCATGATCGTCGACTGTACCGCGCGCCGCGGTGAAGTGGAAAGCGCCTGCGATCTCATGGTGCGCGCTTCCGAGGGCGGCGGCCCCGTCGAACGGGCGATGGGGGGCCTATTGCGATATCTTTTCGCCATGCTCGAATCGCTTTCACGGGAAACGGAAACGACCGCTGTCGATGCACGTATACGGCGCGTACTCGCAGCCATCGATGCGCATCCGGAAAGGCCGATAAGCGTCCGTGCGCTCGCCGAGGCGGCATCGCTCAATGAAAGTTATTTCATACGATTGTTCAGGCGCAATACCGGCAAGTCGCCGTCCGAGTACGCCATCCATCGGCGCATGGAGCATGCACGCGCCATGCTCGTGTTCTCATCGGCGACCCTCGCCGAGATAGCGCGCAATGCCGGGTATAATAATTATCATCATTTTTCGAACCAGTTCACGAAGGCGTTCGGCATGCGTCCGCGCGATTATCGTGAGCGTTCGGGAATGTCGGCCCAGTGA
- a CDS encoding ABC transporter ATP-binding protein produces the protein MAKSKYYVDRGLWANALSYLSYFKAFRAKAAWAVVLYIIKYLPFASYPVIVKLVVDSYIPLGEIDKIIGSLWIIAVFGVLNIIYHAAFEAVRIDVVKSISREVRNTIIHKLQILSLKYHSLAETGRMYSKIMVDVGKVEMFGEMMFHMVLPILVGFTYSVIILAIVNVRIMLVLFILIPLLAVVQKLFKNTLSKLQYIGRTTNEDLSAAVSTFLQTSMLVRVHGEEKYQQANIDTKSRTVVTKYRDIAFKVAAFGASNSMTTQLFQFALVIMLAVAVIRKEVLIGEMFLFLNFANQIIGHVSQVVNQYTAFLEFSEAMNSINEILSAPDTEMNEGKRRISSVKGEIVFDHVWFGFEEGVPLLKDISVRIESGKTVALVGASGAGKTTFANMVLGLYRPDKGVIRIDDASIDDVDMRSVRQYMGVVTQEPILFTGTVEENISHALKVHTTYEMIEAAKKAKAHEFIMQLPERYKTVIGERGSTLSGGQRQRIAIARAILRDPSILILDEATSALDAESEEEIKAAIDQMLGNQTTIIIAHRLSTVMNADVILVFRDGKIVESGTHKDLVAKNGDYARLVSIQLGGAAGEA, from the coding sequence ATGGCGAAAAGCAAGTACTATGTCGACCGGGGTCTCTGGGCGAACGCGCTCTCGTATCTGTCGTACTTCAAGGCGTTCCGCGCCAAGGCCGCGTGGGCGGTGGTGCTCTACATCATAAAATATCTCCCGTTCGCATCATATCCTGTCATCGTGAAGCTCGTCGTCGACAGCTATATTCCCCTCGGCGAGATCGACAAGATAATCGGATCGCTCTGGATTATAGCCGTGTTCGGCGTCCTTAACATCATCTATCACGCGGCGTTCGAGGCGGTGCGCATCGATGTAGTGAAGAGCATCTCGCGCGAGGTGCGCAACACCATCATACATAAGCTGCAGATACTGTCGCTCAAGTACCATTCCCTCGCGGAGACCGGGCGGATGTACTCGAAGATAATGGTCGACGTGGGGAAAGTGGAGATGTTCGGCGAGATGATGTTCCACATGGTGCTCCCCATACTCGTCGGGTTCACTTACAGCGTCATCATTCTCGCCATCGTCAATGTACGCATCATGCTTGTCCTCTTCATACTCATCCCGCTGCTCGCGGTCGTGCAGAAGCTCTTCAAGAACACGCTCTCAAAACTGCAGTACATCGGCCGTACGACGAACGAGGACCTTTCGGCCGCAGTGAGCACGTTCCTGCAGACATCCATGCTCGTGCGCGTACACGGCGAGGAGAAATATCAGCAGGCGAACATCGATACGAAGAGCCGTACGGTGGTCACCAAGTACCGCGATATCGCCTTTAAGGTCGCCGCGTTCGGCGCATCAAACTCCATGACCACGCAGCTTTTTCAGTTCGCGCTCGTCATCATGCTTGCGGTGGCCGTCATACGGAAGGAAGTGCTTATCGGGGAGATGTTCCTCTTCCTCAATTTCGCCAATCAGATCATCGGCCATGTGAGCCAGGTGGTCAATCAGTACACGGCCTTCCTGGAATTCTCCGAGGCGATGAACTCGATCAACGAGATACTCTCGGCGCCGGATACCGAGATGAACGAGGGCAAGCGGCGCATCTCGTCCGTGAAGGGCGAGATCGTTTTCGATCATGTCTGGTTCGGATTCGAGGAAGGCGTTCCGCTCCTCAAGGACATCTCGGTCCGCATAGAGTCGGGAAAGACCGTGGCGCTCGTCGGTGCATCCGGCGCGGGGAAGACAACGTTCGCCAATATGGTGCTCGGGCTGTATCGCCCGGACAAGGGCGTCATACGCATCGATGATGCGTCCATCGACGATGTGGATATGCGGAGCGTTCGCCAGTACATGGGCGTGGTCACGCAGGAGCCCATCCTTTTTACCGGCACGGTCGAGGAGAACATATCGCATGCGCTCAAGGTGCACACCACGTATGAGATGATAGAAGCGGCGAAAAAAGCGAAGGCGCATGAGTTCATCATGCAGCTCCCCGAACGGTATAAGACCGTCATTGGTGAACGCGGGTCGACCCTTTCCGGTGGACAGCGGCAGCGCATCGCGATCGCGCGTGCGATACTGCGCGACCCCTCGATACTGATACTCGATGAGGCGACGAGCGCGCTCGACGCGGAATCCGAAGAGGAGATAAAAGCGGCGATCGATCAGATGCTCGGCAATCAGACGACGATAATCATCGCACATCGCCTCTCGACGGTGATGAACGCGGATGTGATACTCGTGTTCAGGGACGGGAAGATCGTCGAGAGCGGAACGCACAAGGACCTCGTCGCGAAGAACGGCGATTACGCCCGGCTTGTATCGATACAGCTCGGCGGTGCGGCAGGCGAGGCATGA
- the rsmD gene encoding 16S rRNA (guanine(966)-N(2))-methyltransferase RsmD, whose translation MRIFAGEKKGHSIVVPKMEFRPTQGKVREALFNIVDVDGMRMLDIYTGSGAIGLEALSHGAAQVTFVDIDKRAVIAISESLVKLGYTDRGHVIRNNSLRFLASPSGPYDIIYADPPYDTEDLPEILSRVRGNGLLTDDGILVIEMNRRAASVIESEAYDLRRYGKALLAFFRKAP comes from the coding sequence ATGAGGATATTCGCCGGGGAGAAGAAGGGTCATTCCATCGTCGTGCCGAAAATGGAATTCCGCCCGACGCAGGGAAAAGTGCGCGAGGCGCTCTTCAATATCGTGGATGTGGACGGCATGCGCATGCTCGATATCTATACCGGGAGCGGGGCGATCGGGCTTGAGGCATTGAGCCATGGGGCCGCGCAGGTGACGTTCGTCGATATCGACAAACGGGCGGTCATCGCGATAAGCGAGAGCCTGGTGAAGCTCGGGTATACCGATCGCGGGCATGTCATACGGAACAATTCGCTCCGATTCCTCGCGTCCCCCTCGGGGCCGTACGATATCATTTACGCCGATCCGCCGTACGATACGGAGGATCTCCCCGAGATACTCTCGCGCGTGCGCGGCAATGGTCTTCTCACCGACGACGGCATTCTCGTCATTGAGATGAACCGCCGGGCAGCCAGTGTCATAGAGAGCGAGGCGTACGATCTCAGGCGGTACGGCAAGGCGCTCCTGGCGTTTTTCAGGAAAGCACCGTAA
- the nifS gene encoding cysteine desulfurase NifS — protein MSAKIIYVDNNATTAVAPEVYQSMIPFLTERYGNPSSIHTFGGLVARDIERAREELAALIGAEPYEILFTSCGTESDNAAIWGILEANPDKNHIITSKVEHPAILNTLRALERTGYEVTYLGVDKNGQMDLAELARAVKPTTVLITMMYANNETGVIFPIEEIGAIAKEHGVMFHTDAVQAVGKVPLDMRKSTVDLLSLSGHKLHAPKGIGALFIRKGTRIRPFITGGHQERGRRGGTENVASIVGLGKAAELARTHLSDEIRDLSALRDSLEQKVTARIPLTKINGGETKRLPNTANISFKFIEGEAILLMLDEHGICASSGSACTSGSLEPSHVLRAMGVPFEFAHGSIRFSFSRYNTMADVDLITKTIAPIIERLRALSPYSEARPM, from the coding sequence ATGAGCGCAAAAATAATTTACGTCGACAATAATGCCACGACTGCGGTAGCGCCCGAGGTGTATCAGTCAATGATACCCTTTCTCACCGAACGCTATGGTAATCCGTCGAGCATTCATACCTTCGGCGGTCTTGTCGCGCGGGACATCGAACGCGCTCGTGAAGAACTTGCCGCGCTCATCGGCGCCGAGCCCTATGAGATACTTTTTACTTCCTGCGGTACCGAAAGCGATAATGCCGCGATATGGGGTATACTCGAGGCGAACCCGGACAAAAATCACATCATCACGAGCAAGGTGGAACACCCGGCGATCTTGAATACGCTCCGTGCGCTCGAACGTACGGGATATGAAGTGACCTATCTCGGTGTTGACAAGAACGGACAGATGGATCTCGCCGAACTTGCGCGGGCGGTCAAGCCGACCACCGTGCTCATCACCATGATGTACGCGAACAATGAGACCGGCGTGATATTCCCTATCGAAGAGATCGGCGCCATCGCGAAGGAACACGGCGTGATGTTCCACACCGATGCGGTGCAGGCGGTCGGAAAAGTGCCGCTCGATATGCGCAAAAGCACGGTCGATCTGCTTTCGCTTTCCGGGCATAAGCTCCATGCCCCCAAGGGCATCGGCGCGCTCTTCATACGCAAAGGTACGCGCATACGCCCGTTCATTACCGGCGGCCATCAGGAACGCGGGCGCCGCGGCGGTACGGAAAATGTCGCATCCATAGTCGGCCTCGGCAAAGCGGCCGAGCTCGCGCGAACGCATCTTTCCGATGAGATACGCGATCTATCGGCGCTGCGCGATTCGCTTGAGCAAAAAGTTACCGCACGGATACCGCTTACAAAGATCAACGGCGGCGAGACGAAGCGTCTGCCGAACACGGCGAACATAAGTTTCAAGTTCATCGAAGGCGAGGCGATACTCCTCATGCTCGACGAGCACGGCATCTGCGCATCGAGCGGCTCCGCCTGTACGTCAGGATCGCTCGAACCGTCGCATGTGCTCCGCGCCATGGGCGTGCCGTTCGAATTCGCGCACGGATCGATACGCTTCAGCTTCAGCCGCTACAATACCATGGCGGACGTCGACCTCATCACGAAGACGATAGCGCCGATCATTGAACGCCTGCGCGCGCTTTCGCCGTATTCAGAAGCGCGGCCGATGTGA
- a CDS encoding HlyD family efflux transporter periplasmic adaptor subunit gives MIDWYIKIAKAVAVLIIPVVFFALSFYKVERKIVANGIIGSQKQDIITSPIKDTTVRKVFAKEGDFVRKGDIIVAAYDHTDLSEQLSVARIELNNIENDIKRKQEILRYGGTTRAELERLENNRQQTLVKIEHCESTLGLYSFRAPYDGQIVNIFVKEQENITIGKNMYQIIGKDVFVIDCYIPERQYILIKKDQKVYIKSNLYNYLKYSIFHGVVSYVSDYGTINEQTKEIFFKVTINVLDGEDYLRVNSSVQCEIVRDRVPIPYSIFAQD, from the coding sequence ATGATCGACTGGTATATCAAGATTGCGAAGGCCGTTGCCGTCCTTATCATCCCCGTCGTGTTCTTCGCCCTCTCGTTCTATAAAGTGGAGAGGAAGATAGTCGCCAACGGCATCATCGGCTCGCAGAAACAGGATATCATCACGAGCCCCATCAAGGACACGACGGTGCGCAAGGTGTTCGCGAAGGAAGGGGATTTCGTCCGCAAAGGGGACATCATCGTTGCCGCGTACGACCACACCGATCTTTCGGAACAGCTGTCGGTGGCGCGCATCGAGCTCAACAATATCGAGAACGATATCAAACGCAAGCAGGAGATACTCCGCTACGGGGGTACGACGCGGGCGGAACTGGAGCGTCTTGAGAACAATCGGCAGCAGACGCTCGTCAAGATAGAGCATTGCGAAAGTACGCTCGGGCTCTATTCGTTCCGAGCGCCGTATGACGGACAGATCGTGAACATATTCGTCAAGGAGCAGGAGAATATCACTATCGGGAAGAACATGTACCAGATAATCGGCAAGGACGTGTTCGTCATCGACTGCTACATACCCGAGCGGCAGTACATACTCATCAAGAAGGACCAGAAGGTATACATCAAATCGAACCTGTACAATTATCTCAAGTACTCGATATTCCACGGTGTCGTGAGCTATGTCTCCGACTACGGCACGATCAATGAGCAGACGAAGGAGATATTCTTCAAGGTGACCATCAACGTGCTCGACGGCGAGGATTATCTCCGCGTCAATTCGAGCGTGCAGTGCGAGATAGTCCGCGACCGCGTGCCCATACCGTATTCCATATTCGCGCAGGACTGA
- the nifU gene encoding Fe-S cluster assembly protein NifU has translation MWDYSKKVKDHFVNPRNVGEIENPEADALIGNISCGDALKLTLRIDKAKNIITDARFKTFGCASAIASSSILTEMVKGKTVDAALAISNADIAKELDGLPEEKMHCSVMGKEALEQALNKYLGKAAPEGAHNDDDEGYIVCKCFGVTNKKIERAIRENNLTTVEQVTNYTKAGGMCGACKPQIEDIIEDVRRAMGKEVKKEAPRVLTMVQKMKLIEETLQSEIRPELEKDGGGVELIDIDGNRVVIQLRGMCSGCHVSSVTIKSFIEPKLREFVSPELTVEEAKQ, from the coding sequence ATGTGGGACTATTCAAAAAAAGTTAAGGACCATTTCGTCAATCCGCGCAATGTCGGGGAGATAGAGAATCCCGAAGCGGATGCGCTCATCGGCAATATAAGCTGCGGGGATGCGCTCAAACTCACGCTTCGCATCGACAAGGCGAAGAATATCATCACCGATGCCAGGTTCAAGACCTTCGGCTGCGCGTCGGCCATCGCCTCATCGAGCATTCTCACCGAAATGGTGAAGGGAAAGACCGTGGATGCGGCGCTCGCGATATCCAATGCCGATATCGCGAAGGAACTGGACGGGCTTCCCGAAGAGAAAATGCATTGCTCCGTCATGGGAAAAGAGGCGCTCGAACAGGCGCTCAATAAATATCTCGGCAAAGCGGCACCCGAAGGTGCGCATAATGATGACGATGAAGGCTATATCGTCTGCAAATGCTTCGGCGTGACGAACAAGAAGATAGAGCGCGCGATACGCGAGAATAATCTCACCACCGTGGAACAGGTGACCAATTACACCAAGGCGGGCGGTATGTGCGGCGCGTGCAAGCCGCAGATAGAGGACATCATCGAGGATGTGCGCCGTGCAATGGGGAAGGAAGTGAAGAAGGAAGCCCCGCGCGTGCTCACCATGGTGCAGAAGATGAAGCTCATCGAGGAGACGCTTCAAAGCGAGATACGCCCCGAACTTGAAAAGGACGGCGGCGGCGTGGAGCTCATCGATATCGACGGCAACCGCGTTGTCATTCAGCTGCGCGGGATGTGCTCCGGCTGTCATGTTTCAAGCGTGACAATAAAATCGTTCATAGAGCCGAAACTCCGCGAATTCGTATCGCCTGAACTCACCGTCGAAGAGGCGAAACAATGA
- the nuoL gene encoding NADH-quinone oxidoreductase subunit L has translation MTDCDILAPYIPLILLAGFIIAGIFGRVLNRRIAVIAVATAAAAFALSLYIFIRYLSLGADAPVLRVELFQWIAVKGFTAPIAFRIDALSLLMMLIITGIGGVIHVFSLGYMEKEAGYSRFFAYLNLFTAAMLILVMADNILLMFLGWEGVGLCSYLLIGHYYDRDYAARAANKAFIVNRVGDAGFLIGIFLIFTQFNSLEFSAIQSASAANPFMITVIAFCLFLGAAGKSAQLPLHVWLPDAMAGPTPVSALIHAATMVTAGIYLIARLNFIFVLAPIAMTAIAIIGALTALFAATIAANQTDIKKVLAYSTISQLGFMMAAMGVGAFSAGLGHLMTHAFFKALLFLAAGSVITMLHHQQDIRAMGGLKRYLPITFGTFLIGTLAISGIPGFSGFFSKDEIVYTALASSMGNPFVYVLLLITSGLTAFYMFRLLFVTFFGEPREYAAHGPVKETPAVMWVPLTILAFGAVVAGYFTLPRIFGPNTLEEFLHGVVVNVPISAHFEESESITGLAGLIMIVTLAAAAAGFFAAYYRYIVRRVLPMGEKRVRGIIRIAAAKYYVDELYAAVIVRPLSAIGSFFHVIIDNVLFTGTVTGIAHLWRTIGRRLRHSNKGILTDYLISFAASTVIIAAVFVFVVLRTTR, from the coding sequence ATGACCGATTGTGATATCCTTGCACCGTACATACCGCTCATCCTTCTCGCCGGCTTCATCATAGCGGGCATATTCGGGCGTGTGTTGAATCGCCGCATCGCGGTGATCGCTGTCGCAACGGCAGCAGCAGCGTTCGCGCTTTCCCTCTATATCTTCATACGATATCTGTCGCTCGGGGCGGACGCACCGGTGCTTCGCGTCGAACTCTTCCAATGGATAGCGGTCAAGGGCTTCACCGCCCCCATCGCTTTCCGTATCGATGCCCTCTCGCTCCTCATGATGCTCATCATCACCGGCATCGGCGGCGTCATCCATGTCTTCTCGCTCGGCTATATGGAAAAGGAAGCAGGCTATTCGCGGTTCTTCGCCTATCTCAATCTCTTCACCGCGGCGATGCTCATCCTTGTCATGGCGGACAATATACTGCTCATGTTCCTCGGCTGGGAAGGCGTGGGGCTGTGCTCGTATCTCCTCATCGGCCACTATTACGACCGCGACTATGCGGCGCGCGCGGCGAACAAGGCGTTCATCGTCAATCGCGTGGGCGATGCGGGGTTCCTCATCGGCATATTCCTCATCTTCACGCAGTTCAATTCGCTCGAATTCTCGGCGATACAGAGCGCGTCAGCGGCGAATCCCTTCATGATAACCGTCATCGCGTTCTGTCTCTTCCTCGGCGCTGCCGGCAAAAGCGCCCAGCTCCCGCTCCATGTATGGCTTCCGGACGCCATGGCCGGCCCCACGCCGGTGTCCGCGCTCATCCATGCCGCCACCATGGTCACGGCGGGGATCTATCTCATCGCGCGTCTTAATTTCATTTTCGTACTTGCACCGATAGCCATGACCGCGATCGCGATCATCGGCGCGCTTACCGCGCTCTTCGCCGCCACGATTGCCGCGAACCAGACGGACATAAAGAAAGTACTCGCCTATTCCACGATAAGCCAGCTCGGTTTCATGATGGCCGCCATGGGCGTAGGCGCGTTCAGCGCGGGCCTCGGTCATCTCATGACGCACGCGTTCTTCAAAGCGCTCCTCTTCCTCGCCGCAGGCTCGGTGATAACCATGCTCCATCATCAGCAGGACATACGCGCGATGGGGGGACTCAAGCGATATCTCCCCATCACCTTCGGCACCTTCCTCATCGGCACGCTCGCGATATCGGGCATACCGGGGTTCTCCGGTTTCTTCAGCAAGGACGAGATCGTGTACACCGCGCTCGCTTCATCGATGGGCAATCCCTTCGTATACGTGCTTCTGCTCATCACGAGCGGGCTCACCGCGTTCTACATGTTCCGGCTCCTCTTCGTCACGTTCTTCGGCGAACCGCGCGAATACGCCGCTCACGGCCCGGTGAAGGAAACGCCTGCCGTCATGTGGGTGCCGCTCACGATACTCGCGTTCGGCGCCGTCGTCGCCGGCTATTTCACGCTCCCGCGGATATTCGGCCCCAATACGCTCGAGGAATTCCTTCACGGCGTCGTCGTGAACGTTCCGATAAGCGCACATTTCGAGGAAAGCGAATCGATAACCGGTCTCGCGGGGCTTATCATGATCGTAACGCTCGCCGCAGCCGCCGCTGGTTTCTTCGCCGCATACTATCGTTATATCGTGCGCCGCGTGCTGCCGATGGGTGAAAAACGCGTGCGCGGCATCATTCGCATCGCCGCCGCGAAATATTATGTCGACGAACTCTATGCCGCCGTCATCGTACGGCCGCTCTCAGCCATCGGCTCGTTCTTCCATGTGATAATTGACAACGTGCTCTTTACCGGTACTGTCACCGGCATCGCCCATCTCTGGCGGACCATCGGCAGACGCCTGCGTCATTCGAACAAGGGCATACTCACCGATTATCTCATCTCGTTCGCAGCAAGTACTGTCATCATCGCCGCGGTGTTCGTGTTCGTGGTCCTCCGCACAACGCGATAG